The genomic region TTAATGCTAATGCAATGAGATGCCAAGACAATACAATCTGCCTTCGGTCAATTTATATGGAAAGGAAAAAAGCAGAGGATAGGTAGGCTTAGCCTGGTTATGCCATTTACTAAAGGGGGGCTCCGCCTCCCAAACATTCTTTGGTACAATTGGGCGACTTTGACCAAGATAGTGCTGGACTGGTTAGTTGGGAATGAAAAATTCACAATCCCCACATTAGAATCAGGTCTCACACTTCCGATACACCTAGCCTTCTTGCCTCATGCAAAGCTAAACTCTCTGCCACCCGAAATACAACATCATGTTCTATTTAGAGACCCTTTAAGAGCATGGGCAAAACTGTGTAAGTTGTGGGGAATAAAATTTAGTATTAACAAATTCCTCCCTATCCAGGGCAATTTATCCTTTTTACCAGGATACACCACAGCAGTATTTAAGATCTGGAAAGAGAAACACCTCACAACAATTGGACAACTATACAATCCACTAGATATTCATCCTTTTCAGGAACTACAAAACACCTATCAGATACTGAACACACATAGGTTTGCATATCTCCAATGTAGGCATTATGTCACAAAACTGAAATCAGAGGGCCTGCTTACTGTGGaaaacaatcatattaacactttaTGCTCATTAGCTAAACAGGGCACATACAAACTAGCGAACGCATATGACCTCATTCTTAAACACCATGACACTCTGAACATCCAAAGGATCTCATTAAAATGGTCCACCTGCAGAAACATAGAAATAGATTCCGAACAGCTGACATCTAGTTTTGAGGAAGTTAGGAACACAACATTATCAGCAAACCCGAGAGAAACACATACAAAAATTCTCCAACAAGCGTATATTACTCCGGCCCTTAGATCCAAGTGGATAACCCGATGCGGAAAATGTCTGCATCAAATGTAAACTACCAAAACCCGATTGGATTCACCTGTTTTGGGAATGTCCCAAGCTAAAATGGTTCTGGAATAAGATAGCATTCTGGTTAACaaaagtaacaaaacaaaaaaaaaaaaagacatccctCTCGGCACAACAAATCGTGTTCCTGCTCCCCACCAACAATACACAGACACAAGacattctagctaaaataactattcTAATCGCACGACAGTTGATATTACTACACTGGGCGGATAAGAAGTCTCCTCCATTCCAAAAATTCCTCACTAAGTTGCACACCCAGATGCTTATAGAACAGGCAGACGTCAGGGGGAATATTGAGAAGAGAATATCCAGATTCATGATTCATTAAAAAATGGGAACTATACTTACTGTACTTGCCAGATAGTGTCAGAGAAAGAGTTCTATATCCATTTAGAAATAGTGAATTTATCCTTAAAGAAAACTTTAAGGGGAATTGGTGCTTCTCGAATAACCACATACAGACTGCCTAGgcacataacaaacacacactttGTGCTCATGTCGGTGGGGAGGGATGCTCTAGGGCTGGTGTCCGCGGGCATCTCGGGTAAGTATGGCCGGATCTGGGCTTTGTTGGTGCATAGCACTTTAATCTAAATTTTttggtttattatattttgttattgtttataatgttttgaagaaaaagtgaaaaaaatgagagGGGACAGCACGATCTATGGCATACTTGTCGCGTTGATACGGGAATATTATGAATCTTTCAATGGACTATAAACTACCATCAGAGTCTTGTGTTTAACGATATGTTAACAATCTTTCATGAATGTATATCAACTTTCACGGTCATTGGTTCGTGTAAAAACCTCTTGGtgaataaataaagtttttaataataaaatatgaaacgatcttaccagaatctacatcgtggaacaggaacacggcccttcaagtgtgacagagagtagcatcgcttctgacgtggacttgagtgaagaaagtagGCAgccaaactcgtcaacgctgattgcctatggagctgttaatatgagtcgggatggtttcgcagaaagaatctccctgcatctccggactcttactttcatccatgctctcactgagaggctgacaggactacttaaaactccagtctcaacttgaagagtactaccctccataagagactactccaaaatcatctaacacttctttgccaacctcctgtgacgaaaggcaaataatgactggggttatgaggaagtgggggaggtatttaagcctttggctggggtatctttgcctcctcttggtggccaggttcagtatttcccacaagtaaggaatgcagctgtggactcttcccatattaagatggaaataaagaACAGAATAACCAACTCTGGCTTATTGGAAAGGGGAAGCAAAGTATTAAAATtaaagcaaggactaccttgccgccttttaactgcttaaaagccaccactactcttactgaggagattgacgtggacacagctgaAACCCCAatgcttgcttgcagggaaaagtacccataaaaggattaaaatcttcagacaccaacttcgcacaacctccattgacagaggcaaagagaatgactgggggtcatgggtaaggcagttacacttaacatctttgctggggtgctctttgcctcctcctgctggccaggagttgaatatcccactagtaattggaatgacgttgtggactctccatgtcttaagaaagaaatatttatattttcatgtctggttagcgcaaatgagaatatgcgattgtggtGGGTtagcatttttttcccctttattgaCTTATGGGAAATATGTGAATGCACATGCAatgttctaactttggatttttgggtTTGTCGGGTTACAGCGAGAACGAAAAaagttaactttcaactcataatacgagcgcaacccgacaagcacaaaaatctaacttctagcacaattaacgctcaagcaggagtgtgaaatttgagctccacttgtaatctggctcaatatgggtagacttgattggCCTTTTTGATTCTTAGCTGCTATTTCTAACTAGATTTCTTTTGTAGTGGAGAGATGGTAGCCTGAGTTCTGACGCACAATGTCAAGCTAATACAAGGCTACATTATCAATGGATTtagttttgaaaaacaaatttgTTTTTGGATCCATAAGTCTACTTAGGTATTATTAGAATATGTACATCAAACATTTTCAGTTGGCTGTGTAATATTATACATTGTTTTCTATACTTTTTTAATACTATACACAAAGCCTATGCATGTAAAGTCTGTTACTCCATCAATGTAGCTCATGTTGTTTAATGTGAGTTCTTGGAATCTATTACATGTGAAACTATGATCTGCTACAAGTCGTGCAACTTTGTTCAACTTTCACTACAACACAAACTATAGTAGCCAAGAAGCAGAGTTAATAAGGATTCTAACTATAATGAAACTCAAGGTTTGGTCTTAGTGTGaactatagactgtgagctctccggagaagggccctcttcctcctgtgctagatttgtttagtcttgttatgttttgtattgtatcacaaatctttgtcattgtatacccctatcattgtacccagcgctacggaatttggcggcgctatacaaataaatgataataataataacagtagacATGATTTCTATAAAATCCTACAGTATCTGAAACACTTACATAAAAATTCCTTATTTCCCTGGCAGTGATTCGCAGCTCAGAATACTGAGACTCATCCAACTGCTGAACCAGAGCTCGGAAATCCCCCTGGAAGAGATGGCAAAAAAACACATTAGTAGGAACAAAAAGAATGTTGTGGATTGTGAGAGAATGTGAGATAAGACACAAAgaataaattacaagaaaatgagACATATTATTAAGAGATATTCTCAATATTCAAACATGTTTATGAAACAGCAGGATTTAGGTAAAAGCTATTTAAAGTGAACCTAATGCAGCAAGACCTCTTTTCTACACCCTGCTTATGTTGACTGGCTTATATGGACAACTCCCACAGTTCTATTGGTAGACAAAAACACACCTGCCCAAACGTGACAAGAAACCATTTGTTTTATAAAGCCTGTTCTAAATAAACAGTTCATGAAAATCCTGcactttattttttctaactaatattaatataactaaattgGTTGACATATAACTCATAAGACACATCAACATTTGTTTATTTGCAGGTTCATAAATATGTTAATTCTAAAACTGTAAAAGAAACAGATAATCCACCATCACTAGGATTTTTTATAACACTCCAAAAAACTAGATAAACATTAAGGAACAACAAAATGAAAGGGAAATTAGAAGAAAAGGGAGGACGACTGTACAATATACAGAGACAATTGATAAAAAGAGTAATATAGAAAGAATGTAACAAACAAAGGTGCAGTGTGCAGAAGAGGGTCTCTCACCACATGAGGATGTTTTGCTGCTTTGGCAACCGCATCACCTCGCTCAGAGAAATACCTATGAAGATATAGGGTTCATTTTTTACTTCCCCAAAAGTAATCCCCAACAAACAAATTTTCTTGTCCAACAACACCCATGAACAAGGTTATGATGAAACCCTTCTATTGTACATAACCATAATGGATAGTGGTTAACCCCTTATTTGTCATACAGACCAGCAGAGTACCCATTTTCTGTCAGTCATATCTGTAGAGTAGTGGCTAACCTGTGTCTTGCCACAACAGCAAATATTATGCCTCCATCTATTACTCTTGTTCTTACTCACTTAGATATTTGGGTCTGGGTTGCATCTAACTTTGTCCTCAGATTTGTCATCAGTTCAAACACCTTTTCCTgaggaacaaaaaataaatacaaaaaatgttaaaataaaatttacattCATCAGTCATACACAAATGAACACCCCACATTACCTGAACAGCTACTCCAAAGTTATTGCCATCTTCAATCTGAGGAATCTGAAGCTGGAGCCACAGGCTGACCTGTAGGTGATAGAATgacaaaatatgtataaatattaaaaacaatgctcttaataaatatttatttcaccTCTTCCAATTTTCTCTTAAACCCTCTGTATCTCACCAGATGTAAATTTTCTTTGGCTTCCTGAATTTCACGTTTGATTCTTTTCTGCAGAACTGTGATTTTCTCATTACTAGAGATGGGACCACATGGGGGACCTAGAAAGTGAGTGGGAAGATTAATAGCAGCTACATATTGTAAGCAATGTCATCTATGTGACATGCAGAGATAATATGAAATATGGTGCTAAACAGCTGCTATTTGTCATTTTTCATTAGACAGGATAAACTGAATAATATCTTTACCTTTGTCATCTTCGTCATCCTTTTTctcatctttttcttttttctaaaaaaataaaacaaaaaacaaatgagcACATGCCATAGACACTGCTATTCTCAAGTCTCTTTGGTAGGGTAGAGATAAATACAGATCAAACAATTCTATCAGTAAGTTACTCTATGTACCTGAGAAATCCTCATCATGGTCAGTTCCTAAATGTATCTATCTGAAAATTATCCTTTCGTGgactttcacaaaaaaaaaaaaagttacacccaATTGGTCTTCCTGACCCCAGAGAGATCTCTCTTTGGGTCTCTGTGTTGTCACCATTGGGGGTTTTCTTTGTAAGTAACTCATTCTCTCTTATGAAGGTTCTGTCTAATCGTCTCATAGGATCTCCACTTGTCTAGATTCAATGGTTTTgatatttttctctcattttcctTTTGTTTATATGGTATCCACATTGTTGTGCCCCTGTTGGTCTGTAATGCCACTTTCTCTAAAGTCTCATT from Bombina bombina isolate aBomBom1 chromosome 2, aBomBom1.pri, whole genome shotgun sequence harbors:
- the PSME1 gene encoding proteasome activator complex subunit 1, whose protein sequence is MATVFVTPAAKQKVDEFQKQLCQEADKLIATGFPQKMSELDVLIHSPELNISDLSTLRAELDIPIPDPEKEAAKEAAKEKKEKDEKKDDEDDKGPPCGPISSNEKITVLQKRIKREIQEAKENLHLVSLWLQLQIPQIEDGNNFGVAVQEKVFELMTNLRTKLDATQTQISKYFSERGDAVAKAAKHPHVGDFRALVQQLDESQYSELRITAREIRNFYATLYDIVTKNYSKIKRPRGENKQLIY